One Melanotaenia boesemani isolate fMelBoe1 chromosome 8, fMelBoe1.pri, whole genome shotgun sequence DNA segment encodes these proteins:
- the gata6 gene encoding transcription factor GATA-6, translating to MDLGENTWSMVKREASSSPGSPVEQTYLPGDSRREGPTSDELRTPPSELDALGHRRSDGRSLHSYLHFGHHNNTLTTAEDIPLFTDLDQGSKLVLSTGAHKASLLVDPTDMYQTLAIAAAQSQTGYDSSSGGYMHSNPNSHVYVPSSRVNPMISSLSYLQASGSAQPSHAASSHSVWSQSTPESPSYSTGSPHTSSRFHYPPSPPMNNGAPRETGYSNTLNVSSRDQYGISRSLGGTYASPYSPYVAPQLSSPWTGGPFDNTMLHTLQSRGAPLIRAPNGDILDDMGESRECVNCGSISTPLWRRDGTGHFLCNACGLYSKMNGLSRPLIKPPKRTSTSRRIGLSCANCQTSTTTLWRRNAEGEPVCNACGLYTKLHGVPRPLAMKKEGIQTRKRKPKTLSKSKGSSGNNNPVSMTPTSTSSSNSEDCSKTSSPSGQGSGVSSSVLSSSGEGTGSGSAVKYPGQDSLYTSVGLTQSSDVASVRGEPWCPMALA from the exons ATGGACCTGGGCGAAAACACCTGGTCCATGGTCAAGCGAGAAGCATCCAGCAGCCCAGGGTCCCCGGTTGAGCAGACCTACCTGCCCGGTGACAGCAGGAGGGAAGGGCCCACTTCGGATGAGCTGAGGACTCCTCCGAGCGAGCTTGACGCTCTGGGGCACCGCCGATCAGACGGCAGATCGCTACACTCCTACCTTCACTTCGGACACCACAATAACACCTTGACCACTGCCGAGGACATCCCGCTGTTTAcggatttagatcaggggaGTAAACTCGTCCTCTCCACCGGAGCGCACAAAGCCAGCCTGCTGGTGGACCCTACCGACATGTACCAAACACTGGCTATCGCCGCAGCCCAGAGCCAGACTGGATATGATTCCTCCTCTGGTGGTTATATGCACTCCAACCCCAACTCCCACGTTTATGTCCCCAGCTCGCGGGTAAACCCCATGATCTCCAGTCTCTCATACCTGCAGGCCAGCGGGTCTGCTCAGCCCAGCCACGCTGCCTCCAGTCACTCAGTTTGGTCCCAATCCACCCCTGAGAGCCCCTCATACAGCACCGGGAGCCCGCACACTTCCAGTCGTTTCCACTACCCTCCAAGTCCGCCCATGAATAACGGGGCACCCAGGGAAACCGGCTACAGTAACACGTTGAATGTGAGCAGCAGAGATCAGTACGGCATCTCTCGTTCCCTCGGTGGGACCTACGCAAGTCCATACTCTCCTTATGTTGCACCCCAGCTGTCCTCGCCTTGGACTGGAGGACCCTTTGATAACACGATGTTGCACACCTTGCAAAGCAGAGGCGCACCCTTGATTCGAGCACCAAACGGag ATATTCTTGACGACATGGGGGAGAGCAGAGAGTGTGTAAACTGCGGATCTATCTCTACCCCGCTGTGGAGGCGCGACGGCACGGGCCACTTTCTCTGCAACGCCTGCGGCCTTTACAGCAAAATGAATGGTCTGAGTCGGCCATTAATTAAACCCCCGAAACGGACG TCAACCTCCAGAAGGATCGGACTCTCTTGCGCCAACTGCCAAACCAGCACGACCACCTTATGGCGCAGAAACGCGGAGGGAGAGCCAGTGTGTAACGCATGTGGGCTCTACACAAAATTACATGGT GTACCTCGGCCGCTTGCCATGAAGAAAGAAGGAATCCAGACCcgaaaaagaaaacccaaaactTTGAGTAAAAGCAAGGGGTCTTCTG GCAATAACAACCCCGTGTCCATGACTCCTACCTCGACCTCTTCATCCAATTCTGAAGACTGCTCCAAAACCAGCTCTCCGTCAGGACAGGGGTCAGGg GTTAGTTCGTCTGTGCTGTCCAGCTCAGGGGAGGGAACCGGCTCTGGCTCAGCAGTGAAGTACCCAGGACAGGACAGCCTGTACACCAGTGTGGGCTTGACCCAGTCGTCAGATGTAGCTTCAGTGAGGGGTGAACCCTGGTGCCCCATGGCTTTAGCTTGA